One segment of Maridesulfovibrio ferrireducens DNA contains the following:
- the tgt gene encoding tRNA guanosine(34) transglycosylase Tgt, with translation MTENTTKPGTFKIHATDGNARLGTLTTAHGDIETPVYMPVGTQGTVKAVSPRDLKEIGSQIILGNTYHLYLRPGDELIARRGGLHKFSNWDRPILTDSGGFQVFSLESIRKITEQGVEFRSYLDGSKHFFSPEKVISIQKNLGSDIMMVLDECVGYGNDREYTERSLEMTTRWAQRCRDAYPVGSGDQLMFGIIQGGFHKDLREKSLEQLTEIPFEGYAIGGLSVGEPIPDMYDILRHIGPKLPQDKPRYLMGVGTPLDILEGIANGVDMFDCVLPTRNARNGTLYTSQGKVNIKRAQYREDDSPLDPNCDCYTCRNFSKAYLRHIYTAKELLSSQLNSIHNLRFFLNLTEQAREAIKNGTFADLRKKYEAVYEPVV, from the coding sequence ATGACTGAAAACACAACAAAACCCGGCACTTTTAAAATTCATGCAACCGATGGAAACGCACGCCTCGGAACCCTGACCACTGCCCACGGTGACATTGAAACACCTGTTTATATGCCTGTCGGTACACAAGGAACTGTTAAAGCTGTTTCTCCGCGCGATCTAAAAGAAATCGGGTCACAAATTATTCTGGGCAACACATATCATCTCTATCTAAGACCCGGAGATGAATTAATCGCCCGTAGAGGCGGTCTGCATAAATTTTCCAACTGGGATCGTCCTATTCTCACAGACAGCGGCGGTTTTCAGGTTTTCAGCCTTGAATCAATCCGCAAAATAACCGAACAGGGAGTCGAATTCCGTTCTTACTTAGACGGCTCTAAACATTTCTTTTCACCTGAAAAAGTTATTTCCATTCAAAAAAACCTCGGTTCAGATATAATGATGGTTCTTGACGAATGCGTCGGATACGGAAATGACCGTGAATACACAGAGCGTTCTCTTGAAATGACTACCCGCTGGGCACAAAGATGCCGGGATGCTTATCCCGTAGGTTCCGGCGATCAGTTAATGTTCGGAATTATTCAGGGCGGGTTCCACAAAGATCTACGCGAAAAAAGCCTCGAGCAACTCACTGAGATCCCATTCGAAGGCTATGCCATCGGCGGATTAAGTGTCGGTGAACCTATCCCTGATATGTATGACATCCTCAGGCACATCGGACCTAAACTTCCACAGGACAAACCAAGATATCTGATGGGGGTCGGAACTCCACTTGATATTCTCGAAGGAATCGCCAACGGCGTAGATATGTTCGATTGCGTACTGCCCACAAGGAATGCACGCAATGGAACCCTTTACACCAGCCAAGGCAAAGTTAACATCAAACGCGCTCAGTATCGCGAAGATGATTCCCCTCTTGATCCCAACTGCGATTGCTACACATGCAGAAATTTCAGCAAAGCATATCTGCGCCATATTTACACAGCTAAAGAGCTGCTTTCATCTCAGCTTAACTCAATTCACAATTTGAGATTCTTCTTGAATCTGACCGAGCAAGCACGCGAAGCTATCAAGAATGGTACTTTTGCAGATTTGCGCAAGAAATACGAAGCTGTTTACGAGCCTGTTGTATAA
- a CDS encoding ArsA-related P-loop ATPase encodes MKLAFAGKGGVGKTSVTSWMADWLARNGHNVWMIDADTALSLGQASGLDPESLPLPIISRKDLVHERIHEGGFLNLNPDVGDLPDDLAVDIPLSSKPLPGIIPGRKRLLVMGGLTNAGGGCACDANALLKAILAHVVMDSDDCVLVDLEAGVEHLGRGTVTYVDGLVVVTEPSLRSFQTASDVGRMGLELGLDNQAMVINRYMGGIPPDLPHLPKWYTTIPPLAGLVERQMMDGNVLSLPESDEIDIILEQLVKQMGL; translated from the coding sequence ATGAAACTGGCATTTGCAGGAAAAGGTGGAGTCGGAAAGACCTCTGTCACATCATGGATGGCGGATTGGCTGGCTAGGAACGGGCATAATGTCTGGATGATTGATGCGGATACAGCTCTTTCACTCGGACAGGCATCAGGGCTTGATCCTGAGTCATTGCCACTGCCTATAATCAGCAGAAAAGACCTTGTGCATGAACGTATCCATGAAGGTGGTTTTTTAAATCTCAACCCGGACGTTGGCGATTTGCCGGATGATTTGGCTGTTGATATTCCATTATCCTCAAAACCTTTGCCGGGGATAATTCCCGGACGCAAACGTCTTCTTGTCATGGGTGGACTCACGAATGCGGGAGGCGGGTGTGCATGTGATGCCAACGCGCTGTTAAAAGCTATTCTCGCGCATGTTGTTATGGATAGTGATGATTGCGTTCTGGTTGATCTTGAAGCCGGAGTGGAGCATTTGGGAAGAGGGACAGTTACCTATGTTGACGGTCTTGTCGTTGTAACTGAACCAAGTTTGCGGAGTTTTCAGACTGCATCCGACGTAGGGCGCATGGGGCTGGAGTTGGGACTTGATAATCAGGCTATGGTTATCAATCGCTATATGGGCGGCATTCCTCCCGATCTTCCGCATCTTCCAAAGTGGTATACGACGATTCCACCTCTGGCAGGACTTGTAGAGCGGCAAATGATGGATGGCAATGTTCTGAGCCTTCCTGAATCTGATGAGATTGATATTATTCTTGAACAGCTTGTCAAACAAATGGGGCTGTAA
- the nth gene encoding endonuclease III produces MVIKNSLPEKEVAKRAKEIYSRLLKRYPDPTPELDWKNGWELLVSTVLAAQCTDVRVNKITPALFAKWPGPAELCKADVTDIESVIRSTGLFRNKAKNLKAAAILLMDEFDGELPRSMQEMTRLPGVARKTANIVLSNAMDVHEGVAVDTHVKRLSFRMGLTVSTNPIIIERDLMPLFKRENWGIANHLLVLFGRDICPARSPKCNICPLNDICPKNGIEKK; encoded by the coding sequence ATGGTTATAAAGAATAGTTTGCCCGAAAAGGAAGTCGCTAAAAGAGCAAAAGAAATATATTCTCGTCTACTGAAGCGATACCCTGATCCAACGCCTGAACTTGACTGGAAAAACGGATGGGAACTTTTGGTTTCTACCGTTCTTGCTGCGCAATGTACTGACGTGAGGGTCAACAAAATAACTCCCGCACTTTTCGCAAAATGGCCCGGCCCTGCAGAGCTTTGCAAAGCGGACGTTACAGATATTGAAAGTGTGATCCGCTCAACGGGATTATTCAGAAATAAAGCCAAAAATCTCAAGGCCGCCGCTATCCTTTTAATGGATGAATTTGACGGCGAGTTGCCACGCAGCATGCAGGAAATGACACGACTACCCGGAGTCGCACGCAAAACAGCCAACATAGTGCTTTCCAATGCAATGGATGTACACGAAGGCGTTGCCGTCGATACTCATGTAAAACGTCTTTCGTTCAGAATGGGATTAACAGTAAGCACCAATCCCATTATTATTGAAAGAGATCTGATGCCGCTGTTTAAAAGAGAAAACTGGGGAATTGCAAACCACTTACTGGTACTCTTCGGACGCGACATATGCCCCGCCAGAAGCCCTAAATGCAATATTTGTCCACTAAACGATATATGTCCTAAAAACGGAATTGAGAAAAAATAA
- a CDS encoding YdcF family protein, whose protein sequence is MAAAILFFYAPAILQQTDKLEKADAIVVLGGQYFRPIYAAELYNEGYAPQILVSKPIIYTEVKALRDLGINRKFQWEIYREVLLKKGVPESSINYFGEDSMSTIDEAEQLKKMFNEKKSDADIKKIILVTSPLHTGRAGKIFRDTLPDKEFIVVATPYEPISEKWWTNFRTAPYIILETTKNIYYYLGGAFRSSEQR, encoded by the coding sequence GTGGCTGCTGCCATACTTTTCTTTTACGCTCCTGCTATTTTGCAACAAACGGATAAACTGGAAAAAGCAGATGCAATCGTCGTACTAGGCGGTCAATATTTCCGCCCCATTTATGCGGCAGAGCTTTATAATGAGGGCTATGCTCCTCAAATATTAGTCAGTAAGCCTATCATATATACAGAAGTAAAAGCTCTTCGCGACCTAGGTATTAACCGCAAATTTCAATGGGAAATTTATCGGGAAGTTTTGCTTAAAAAAGGTGTACCGGAAAGTAGTATTAATTATTTCGGTGAAGATAGCATGAGCACTATTGATGAAGCTGAACAGCTGAAAAAAATGTTCAATGAAAAAAAATCTGACGCAGACATAAAAAAGATCATTCTCGTTACATCACCGCTTCATACCGGACGAGCCGGTAAAATCTTTCGTGATACGCTTCCTGACAAAGAATTTATTGTAGTTGCCACGCCATACGAACCGATTTCCGAAAAATGGTGGACCAACTTTCGCACGGCTCCATATATAATTTTAGAAACGACCAAGAATATTTATTATTATTTAGGTGGGGCTTTCAGAAGTTCTGAACAGCGTTAA
- the cooS gene encoding anaerobic carbon-monoxide dehydrogenase catalytic subunit translates to MAKEPRPVEELSLWDDAQAMITKARAEGIDTVYERLQHQTPHCRICEQGLSCRNCTMGPCKITAKAPRGVCGADADVVVARNFGRFVAGGSAGHSDHGRDLIEVLEAIVTGETTDYKITDEPKLRRIAEEVGVTVAERDVKAVATDLLEVFFGDFGSRKKQISFLSRVPQKRKDIWKKLGMTPRGVDREIAEMMHRTHMGCDNDAPNTMIHAARTSLSDGWGGSMIGTELSDVIFGTPSPSMSEANLGVIKEDKVNILVHGHNPVVSEMILAAARDPQIIAEAKALGATGINVAGLCCTGNELLMRQGIPMAGNHLMTELAIITGAVEAVVVDYQCIMPSLVQISGCYHTRFIDTAQKARFTGAIHFDIHPSNALEQAREIVRLAVKAYSERDASRVDIPCEPVKIMTGFSNEAVISALGGTLDPLIQAIVAGDVRGAVGIVGCNNPKIKQDSMNVTLAKELIKKDILVLVTGCVTTAAGKAGLLVPEAIEMAGPGLKKVCGALGIPPVLHYGSCVDNARILQLCAALANALNVDISDLPVGASSPEWYSEKAAAIGLYAVASGIYTHLGHPPNILGSETVTNLAVSGLEDLVGASFVIEPDPVKAAELFDIRIKAKRKGLGLSE, encoded by the coding sequence ATGGCAAAGGAACCACGTCCGGTAGAAGAGCTTTCTTTATGGGATGATGCGCAGGCGATGATAACCAAGGCCAGAGCTGAGGGAATCGACACCGTTTACGAAAGGCTCCAGCATCAAACTCCTCATTGCAGAATTTGCGAACAAGGTCTCAGCTGTCGCAACTGTACCATGGGCCCTTGTAAAATCACAGCTAAAGCACCTCGCGGAGTCTGCGGCGCAGATGCAGATGTTGTTGTTGCCCGCAATTTCGGTCGTTTTGTGGCTGGTGGTTCAGCCGGTCATTCTGATCATGGTCGTGATTTGATTGAAGTCCTTGAAGCTATTGTAACTGGCGAAACTACTGATTATAAAATTACTGACGAACCTAAGCTTAGGCGGATTGCTGAAGAGGTCGGAGTCACAGTTGCTGAACGTGATGTTAAAGCTGTTGCAACCGATCTTTTAGAAGTCTTTTTCGGAGATTTCGGCAGTCGTAAAAAGCAGATTTCATTTCTTTCACGCGTTCCTCAAAAACGTAAAGACATTTGGAAAAAGCTTGGTATGACTCCTCGCGGTGTCGATCGCGAAATAGCAGAAATGATGCATCGCACGCATATGGGATGCGATAACGATGCTCCTAACACAATGATTCATGCGGCTCGAACTTCGCTTTCTGACGGTTGGGGCGGTTCTATGATCGGAACTGAGCTTTCAGATGTCATTTTCGGGACTCCGTCTCCTTCTATGTCTGAAGCTAATTTAGGCGTTATCAAAGAAGATAAAGTTAATATTCTCGTACACGGGCATAATCCCGTTGTTTCCGAAATGATTCTTGCCGCAGCGCGTGACCCTCAGATTATAGCCGAGGCAAAAGCTCTCGGAGCCACCGGAATTAACGTTGCCGGACTCTGCTGCACCGGTAATGAATTGCTGATGCGTCAGGGCATTCCTATGGCAGGAAATCATCTTATGACAGAACTGGCAATTATCACCGGAGCCGTTGAAGCTGTGGTTGTAGATTACCAGTGTATTATGCCTAGTCTTGTTCAGATATCCGGTTGTTATCACACCAGATTTATTGATACCGCGCAAAAAGCCCGTTTCACCGGAGCTATTCATTTTGATATTCATCCGAGCAACGCTCTTGAACAGGCTCGTGAAATCGTCCGTCTGGCAGTTAAAGCCTATTCCGAACGTGATGCGTCCCGTGTAGATATCCCATGTGAACCCGTAAAAATTATGACTGGTTTTTCAAACGAAGCTGTCATATCTGCGCTCGGCGGAACGCTTGATCCTCTGATTCAGGCGATTGTTGCCGGAGATGTACGTGGGGCAGTTGGTATCGTTGGGTGTAATAATCCAAAAATTAAACAGGATTCCATGAATGTCACCCTTGCCAAGGAGCTGATCAAGAAGGATATTCTTGTTTTGGTAACCGGATGCGTAACAACCGCAGCAGGCAAAGCCGGACTTCTTGTGCCGGAGGCTATAGAAATGGCCGGACCGGGTCTTAAAAAAGTTTGCGGAGCACTGGGTATCCCGCCTGTATTGCATTACGGTTCTTGCGTAGATAATGCGCGTATCCTGCAACTTTGTGCCGCACTGGCCAATGCTCTGAATGTTGATATCAGTGATCTTCCCGTCGGAGCATCTTCCCCTGAATGGTATTCTGAAAAAGCCGCTGCTATCGGCTTATATGCCGTTGCAAGTGGAATTTATACTCATCTTGGTCATCCTCCGAATATTCTCGGTTCTGAAACTGTCACGAACCTTGCCGTTTCAGGTCTTGAAGATCTTGTAGGTGCTTCTTTTGTTATCGAACCTGATCCCGTTAAGGCCGCTGAACTTTTTGATATACGTATCAAGGCTAAGCGTAAGGGACTCGGACTTAGCGAATAG